A DNA window from Schistocerca americana isolate TAMUIC-IGC-003095 chromosome 4, iqSchAmer2.1, whole genome shotgun sequence contains the following coding sequences:
- the LOC124613282 gene encoding myogenesis-regulating glycosidase-like yields MWTPATLLLLGALVASASAGLSTRYDQTSGRILLLSDRGGDEVEVGYIEASSNQRSAVPRHETRGNEESFDFGASRVLVRHQDRSGECLWIRHTKDNPSEIITMCQRHLRSHIYGGVESTYRTWPIENNVYKHYAYVAEHTDHATIATRYWVFSDGRLVHVHTNVPLFVDQNSNQTSNKLCFSAENASPYPEDRNDNVLEYELCTYGDAKEAYLVGIQKYLGKPTAIPDERLGVQPFWEVGPPEQNVRERAAGIIEHGFGYSLLEIANFWESCRGSFTPDTTKFPDMKALVDDLHALGFPVALWIHPFINSDCEPFFSEAQSKGYFVRNNNGSISTRWWGGWAGIVDFTNPDAVAWWTDRVAALRNETGVDSFMFDFGETSYLPQPPQLTPLERTPVVYTDAYAKAVAQFGPMARLRSGVESQRLPNFFHMDAVDTAWSTQNGLKTLLPKLLEMSLQGYPFVMPERVGGSTKTGVIATRELYIRWLEASAFMPAVHFRTVPWDYDNETVELARNLTALRAQYGPKIVELMKQAVEDGTPVNRPIWWLDPTDSTALKISDEYLLGDDLLVAPVTYRTATRRDIYLPKGYWRDEVDPEHPTIRGPTWLYAHPAPLNTLPYFTRVSS; encoded by the exons ATGTGGACGCCTGcgacgctgctgctgctgggcgCCCTGGTGGCGTCTGCCTCAGCCGGGCTCAGCACCCGCTACGACCAGACCAGCGGCCGCATCCTGCTGCTGTCCGACAGGG GTGGAGACGAGGTAGAAGTGGGATACATCGAAGCCTCCAGCAACCAGCGGTCTGCAGTTCCACGCCACGAGACTCGTGGAAACGAAGAGTCCTTCGACTTTGGCGCCTCCAGAGTTCTCGTCCGGCACCAAGACAGGTCGGGCGAATGTCTCTGGATCCGGCACACCAAAGACAATCCGAGTGAGATAATCACAATGTGTCAGCGGCACCTAAGGAGCCACATCTACGGTGGTGTCGAATCGACCTACCGCACGTGGCCCATCGAGAACAACGTGTACAAGCACTACGCATACGTCGCCGAACATACAGACCACGCCACCATCGCTACGCGCTACTGGGTCTTCTCCGACGGAAGACTCGTTCACGTTCACACGAACGTTCCTCTCTTCGTCGACCAGAACAGCAATCAGACGAGTAATAAACTGTGCTTCAGTGCCGAGAACGCGTCTCCCTACCCAGAGGACCGAAACGACAATGTGCTGGAATATGAGCTGTGTACGTACGGTGATGCGAAGGAGGCATACTTGGTCGGTATCCAGAAGTACCTGGGCAAGCCTACGGCGATTCCAGACGAACGCTTGGGTGTTCAGCCCTTCTGGGAAGTGGGGCCACCCGAACAGAACGTGAGAGAGCGCGCCGCAGGCATAATCGAGCACGGGTTCGGCTACAGCCTTCTCGAAATAGCCAACTTCTGGGAGAGCTGCCGTGGAAGCTTCACCCCGGACACCACCAAGTTCCCCGACATGAAGGCACTCGTGGACGACCTCCACGCACTGGGATTCCCCGTCGCGTTGTGGATACACCCATTTATAAACAGTGACTGCGAACCCTTCTTCTCTGAGGCACAGTCCAAAGGCTACTTTGTGCGCAATAACAATGGCAGCATCTCTACTCGCTGGTGGGGTGGATGGGCCGGCATTGTCGACTTCACCAATCCTGATGCGGTAGCTTGGTGGACTGATCGAGTTGCG GCGCTCCGCAACGAGACGGGCGTGGACTCCTTCATGTTCGACTTCGGCGAGACCAGCTACCTGCCGCAGCCGCCACAGCTCACACCGCTCGAGAGGACGCCCGTGGTCTACACCGACGCGTACGCCAAGGCAGTGGCCCAGTTCGGACCCATGGCGAGGCTGCGGTCCGGCGTCGAGAGCCAGCGCCTGCCCAACTTCTTCCACATGGACGCGGTGGACACGGCGTGGAGCACGCAGAACGGCCTGAAGACGCTGCTGCCCAAGCTGCTGGAGATGAGCCTGCAGGGCTACCCCTTCGTGATGCCGGAGAGGGTGGGCGGCAGCACCAAGACGGGCGTCATCGCCACTCGCGAGCTGTACATCCGCTGGCTGGAGGCCAGCGCCTTCATGCCCGCCGTCCACTTCCGCACCGTGCCCTGGGACTACGACAACGAG ACGGTGGAGCTCGCACGTAATCTGACTGCTTTGCGCGCTCAGTACGGCCCGAAGATCGTCGAGCTGATGAAGCAGGCAGTGGAGGACGGCACTCCGGTCAACCGGCCCATCTGGTGGCTCGACCCGACGGACTCCACCGCTCTCAAGATCAGCGACG AGTACCTGCTGGGCGACGACCTGCTGGTGGCGCCGGTGACGTATCGCACGGCCACGAGGCGCGACATCTACCTGCCCAAGGGCTACTGGCGGGACGAGGTGGACCCCGAGCACCCCACCATACGGGGCCCCACCTGGCTCTACGCCCACCCTGCGCCGCTCAACACTCTGCCCTACTTCACCAGGGTCAGCTCCTAG